The DNA region GCGGGTCATTGGCCTCAGCTCGCTGATCTATGTGCCCTATGACATCTTTGACGACACCCTGCGCCGCGCCTCACTACGCTCAGACGCGCGGATGCTGGCCGAAGAAATCGGCGGCACCACGATGATGTGGGGGATGCTCTGGCTGATCCTCAGTTTCGTGGTGATTTTCTGGTGCCTGGGCCGCGGGCTTGGACGCGAGAGCAACATTCGGCTTTAACGCTAATTGGTTGCGCCAAGTGGGGGCGAATGCCTAGATACCCGGTAAGAGGCAGCTAGATGCGCGTGCCATGCGGCCGCGTCAAACCAGAGGTTTGCACATGAGACGTGTCGTCGTGACAGGGTTGGGCATCGTATCCCCCATCGGAAACAATGCCGCCGAGGTGGTGGAGAGCCTCAAGGCCGGGCGGTCCGGGATCGAAAGTTCGCCCGAGATGGTCGAACATGGCTTCCGCAGCCAGGTGGCAGGGACGCTGAAAATCGACGTGGCCGAGCATGTGGACAAGCGCGCGTTGCGGTTCATGGGGCCGGGCGCGGCCTATGCCCATATCGCGATGGGTCAGGCGATTGCCGATGCCGGGTTGGAGGAGAGCGACGTTATCAATGAGCGCACGGGCCTGATCGCGGGCTCTGGCGGGCCGTCGACCTCTGCCATGTTCGCCGCCCATCAGACCGTTCTGGAGAAGGGTGCGCCCAAGCGGATCGGGCCCTTCGCCGTGCCCAAATGCATGTCGTCGACGATCAGCGCGAACCTCAGCACCGCGTATAAGATTAAGGGCATTAACTATTCGATCACGAGCGCCTGTTCCACGAGCCTGCATTGCATCGGGTCGGCGGCAGAGCAGATCATGATGGGCAAGCAGGACGTGATGTTCGCAGGCGGCGCAGAGGAGTTGGACTGGACGCTGAGCTGTCTGTTCGATGCCATGGGCGCGATGAGCAGCAAGTATAACGACACGCCGCAGCGTGCGAGCCGCGCGTTTGATGCGGACCGCGACGGGTTTGTCATCGGCGGCGGTGGCGCGATCCTGGTGCTGGAAGAGATGGACCGTGCCGTGGCGCGCGGCGCGAAGATCTATGCGGAAGTCACTGGGTTTGCAGCGACATCTGACGGCCACGATATGGTGGCCCCCAGCGGTGAAGGCGGTGAGCGGGCCATGCGTCTGGCGATGCAAACCCTGCCCGAAGGTCGCAAAGTCGGCTACATAAACGCCCATGGCACCTCCACCCCCGTGGGCGATGTGGGAGAGGTCGAAGCGGTGCGCCGGGTGTTTGGAGAGGGCAACACACCGCCGATTTCCTCAACAAAATCAATGACGGGGCATGCCCAAGGCGCGGCGGGGGCGTTGGAGGCAACGTTTTGCCTACTGATGCTGGACGGCGATTTCATCACCCCGTCGATCAACGTGGAAACGCTGGATCCGGCGTTGAACCCGGCGGAGATCGCGACCGCGTTCAAGGCCGATGCGGGCCTCGACACCGTGATGACGAATTCCTTTGGCTTTGGCGGCACGAATGGCTCGATGCTGCTGAGCCGATTTGAGAAGTGAGACGGACGACATGGCAGATCTGATGAAGGGCAAGCGGGGCCTGGTGATGGGGGTCGCGAACGAGCGGTCCATCGCCTGGGGCATCGCAAAAGCACTGCACGCGGAGGGCGCGGAACTGGCGTTTTCCTATCAGGGGGAGGCATTTGGCAAGCGGTTGGAGCCGCTGGCGGCATCGGTCGGGAGCAACGTCATGGTCGATGTGGACGTCAACAATGACGCATCCATGGATGCCTGTTTCGCCAAGCTGAAAGAGGATTGGGGGACGTTGGATTTTGTCGTCCACGCCATCGCCTATTCTGACAAGAATGAGCTGACGGGCCGCTTCATCAACACCACCCGGTCCAACTTCAAGAATTCGCTGACGATCAGCTGTTATTCCTTCATCGACGTGGCAAAACGCGCGTCAGAGTTGATGCCGGACGGGGGCACGTTGCTGACGTTGACCTATCAGGGATCCAACCGCGTGACGCCGTTCTACAACGTAATGGGCGTGGCGAAGGCGGCCTTGGAGAGTTCGGTGCGGTATCTGGCCAATGATCTCGGGCCGCAGGGGATCCGCGTGAATGCGATTTCACCGGGGCCGATGAAAACACTGGCCGGAGCCGCGATTGGCGGGGCGCGGAAGACG from Jannaschia sp. CCS1 includes:
- a CDS encoding beta-ketoacyl-ACP synthase II → MRRVVVTGLGIVSPIGNNAAEVVESLKAGRSGIESSPEMVEHGFRSQVAGTLKIDVAEHVDKRALRFMGPGAAYAHIAMGQAIADAGLEESDVINERTGLIAGSGGPSTSAMFAAHQTVLEKGAPKRIGPFAVPKCMSSTISANLSTAYKIKGINYSITSACSTSLHCIGSAAEQIMMGKQDVMFAGGAEELDWTLSCLFDAMGAMSSKYNDTPQRASRAFDADRDGFVIGGGGAILVLEEMDRAVARGAKIYAEVTGFAATSDGHDMVAPSGEGGERAMRLAMQTLPEGRKVGYINAHGTSTPVGDVGEVEAVRRVFGEGNTPPISSTKSMTGHAQGAAGALEATFCLLMLDGDFITPSINVETLDPALNPAEIATAFKADAGLDTVMTNSFGFGGTNGSMLLSRFEK
- a CDS encoding enoyl-ACP reductase FabI; protein product: MADLMKGKRGLVMGVANERSIAWGIAKALHAEGAELAFSYQGEAFGKRLEPLAASVGSNVMVDVDVNNDASMDACFAKLKEDWGTLDFVVHAIAYSDKNELTGRFINTTRSNFKNSLTISCYSFIDVAKRASELMPDGGTLLTLTYQGSNRVTPFYNVMGVAKAALESSVRYLANDLGPQGIRVNAISPGPMKTLAGAAIGGARKTFKTTEANAPMRANATLEAVGGTAVYLASDYGACTTGEIVCVDGGFHVLSMPQPENL